In Helianthus annuus cultivar XRQ/B chromosome 3, HanXRQr2.0-SUNRISE, whole genome shotgun sequence, a single window of DNA contains:
- the LOC118490352 gene encoding EG45-like domain containing protein: MASIRIYSSILIVMSLLSLGSSETGVGTINDPPYLPSACYGYQDQGVMIAAANQDLWQGGAVCGKYFQVTCTGALNQGVPHPCTSTPTVTVMITDFCPPPGCKGNLDLSHEAFSTIADPSAGGVKISYQQV; the protein is encoded by the exons ATGGCATCCATAAGAATTTACTCTAGCATTCTCATAGTTATGAGCCTTTTAAGTCTTGGATCGTCTGAGACGGGGGTTGGAACAATCAATGACCCTCCATACTTAC CGTCAGCTTGTTACGGGTACCAAGATCAAGGAGTAATGATAGCGGCTGCGAACCAAGATTTATGGCAAGGTGGAGCTGTTTGTGGGAAATATTTCCAGGTGACATGCACAGGTGCACTCAACCAAGGCGTGCCACACCCTTGTACGAGCACCCCCACAGTGACCGTAAtgatcaccgatttctgcccgcCTCCTGGTTGCAAGGGCAACCTTGACTTGTCACACGAAGCCTTTTCTACCATTGCTGACCCAAGCGCTGGAGGAGTCAAAATCTCATACCAACA GGTGTAA
- the LOC110929513 gene encoding diphthamide biosynthesis protein 3 translates to MSYDDVEIEDMEWNEELKAYTYPCPCGDLFQITKDELKIGEEIARCPSCSLYITVIYNMEDFIDQKSKTKVEPAKQQPVAVA, encoded by the coding sequence ATGTCGTACGACGACGTGGAGATCGAAGACATGGAGTGGAACGAGGAGCTGAAGGCGTACACATACCCCTGCCCTTGTGGAGACCTGTTTCAGATCACAAAAGATGAGTTGAAGATCGGTGAAGAGATCGCTCGGTGCCCTAGCTGCTCTCTATACATCACCGTTATATACAATATGGAAGATTTTATTGATCAGAAATCGAAGACGAAAGTCGAACCGGCTAAGCAACAGCCTGTAGCGGTTGCTTGA